The DNA segment GGAGGCACAAGATCTGTTCTTTGCCGGCCTGCTGCATGGCATCGGCAAATTGTCGTTGCCAGACGAATTGCTGCACAAATCGCTTGATCGTCAGTCTCCGGAAGAGATTCAGTTTTTCTATCAGCATCCGCTGCGCGCGCAAATGGTGTTGACACCAGTCGCCCAGCTGGACCGCGTCGCTCACATCATCCGCCACCAGTACGAGCGCTTCAACGGTCGAGGCACGCCAGACAATTTATCTGGCGCCGATATTCCGTTCGGTTCGCGGATTCTTGCAGTCGCCCGCGACTTCGAAGGCTTGCGCAGCGGGGGCATCGTGAAGCAACCCGCTTCGGTCGAACAAGCCATCACCATGCTCAAGTCGCAGTCTGGCACGCGCTACGACCCTCTCATCGTCGATCGCTTTGTAGCGTTGATGAAGGACCCCTCTGCGTTGAGCACGGACACGCCGGTCGAGCAAATCGGCGTAACCGACCTTCGAGAAGGCATGCGACTCGCCGATGACCTGCATACCGGTCGAGGCGTTCTGCTGCTGGCGAAAGACGGTGACTTGTCGACTCATCAAATAGCACAGGTAAGGCGCTTCCAAGAACAGGAAGGGACGCCGTTCACAATTAAGGTCTATTTGGCTACGCCGATCAAGCCGGAAGCCGCGCGCCAGTAGATGCGCCGCCATAACGCTTTGATTTTTTCGGATTGTAACGGTCGGGCATGATTGAAGAGCGACAGCAATGAATCAGATCGATGCGAGACATCCATGAACATCACCGATAGCAGCCGGGTGCACGCGGGAGAATTTCAGGAACCAAGCCTCACCCGCGAGCAAATGATCCGCGAATTGACTGTCCAGCAGGACCGTCTGAAAGTGATATTAGAAAATATTCCGCAGGGAATTTGCTTCGTGGACGAGGAAGGCAACCTAGCCGCTTGCAACCGAACTTTCTTAAATTTGGTTGGACTCGCGGCCGATGCGTTTGAACACGGCAAACCTTATGTCGATGTCCTGTCCGATTCTCCGGCATTAAGGGATCAAATGGGATCCAATGAGCAGCCTTATGCTGCTGACTATTTTTCGATGGTCTCATTGAAGACTCGGGCCACTGCGGAGCAGCGATGGTTCGACCATCGCGTCATGTTGATTGTGCATCAGCCTTTGTCGACAGGCGGTTCCATAGAAACATTCGATGATATTACGGAGTCGCGCCGGGCCGACGCGCGCATTGCGCATGTGGCGACCCACGACGCATTGACTGATCTGCCGAACCGGGACCTGCTGCGACGGCAAATTGAAGAGGCGTTGTCGCACGAAATTCCGGACGGTTGTGCGCTAATGTATATCGATCTGGATCGTTTCAAGAACGTGAACGACACGCTTGGGCACGAGATCGGTGACGTGCTTTTGCAACGGGTCGCGGAACGGATTTCGCAGCACGCGTCGAACTGTGTTGTTGTTGCAAGAATAGGCGGTGATGAATTTGCGGTGCTGATCAGACAGGATGTTGAACACGGACACGTTTCGATGTTTGCGGAGCGGCTGATTTGCGGTCTCAGCGACTCTTACACCATTCGAGGACACAACGTCGTAATCGGCGCAAGCATTGGCATTGCGATCGCACCCGAGGACGGCGCCAATTGGGCCGAGTTGGCGAAGCACGCGGACCTCGCGCTGTACGACGCGAAGTCGGCTGGCCGCGGATGTTATCGTTTCTTTGACGTCGCGATGGAGCGCTCTGTGCAGGCGGAAAGAGCCCTCTCGCTTGAATTGCAGCAGGCAATCGGCAGGCACGAATTCGAACTTTGCTATCAGCCTCTCGTCAATCTGCATCCCCAACGCATTAATGGCTTCGAAGCACTGTTGCGTTGGCGCAATCCAAAGCGGGGTATCGTCAATCCTGGAGAATTCGTGCCGCTGGCCGAGGAACTAGGACTTATCGCACCCATTGGCGAGTGGGTACTGCGGCATGCCTGCTGGCGGGCGACACGGTGGCCGGAGCCACTTCGCGTATCGGTGAATTTGTCTGTGGCCCAATTCCGAGCCAATGGACTTGTTGACGCCGTCGCGTCGGCGTTAAGGGAGTCTGGGCTCGCGCCGCATCGGCTCGAACTTGAGATCACTGAGTCGATGATGCTGGACGATACGCAGGCCGTGCTGTCTGTGCTTCATCGGCTGCGACGCATGGGTGTCAGTATCGCAATGGATGACTTCGGCACGGGCTACTCGTCGTTGAGCTATCTGAAGATGTTTCCGTTTGATCGCGTAAAGATCGACCAGTCGTTTACGAGGGGCATTGGTCAGCGTCCGGAAGCCGAGGCAGTCATTTGGGCCGTGATGGGCATTTGCAAAAGTCTTGGAATCGACAGCACAGCCGAAGGAGTAGAGACGAACGCGCAACTTGAATTCTTGTCCAGTGCCGGCTGCAACGAAGCTCAGGGGTACTTGTTCAGCCGCCCGCGGCCCGAACAAGAAATTGAACGGTTCCTTGCTGCGTGGGAACTCGACGAGTCAAGCCGTGCAGCGTTGCTTCCAGAGCGAGATACGGTTCAGGGGATCGCGCAAGAAGATGTGTCGTGACCCAAATGCTATCCGCCGCATGATCGGCCGGAATCTGAATTTCCGACTTAAAAATCTCTGATGTGGTGAGAACCGCATCAGAAAGCCCCCTCATCTGGAATAAGCAGATGGCGGACCCTCTGGTTCATACAAGTAATACCTCTTTCACCCTTCTGGATCGCTATGTGGATCGACAAATGTATGCGTGCCACCGAGCTTTCCGGCGTGTTCGACGTCGTGCGGGCGCTAGCCGCAACCCGCCAACCAAATGAGTTATTCGATACTCTTATTCGGGCGTTGATGAACAATTCGAGC comes from the Burkholderia sp. PAMC 26561 genome and includes:
- a CDS encoding putative bifunctional diguanylate cyclase/phosphodiesterase; this translates as MNITDSSRVHAGEFQEPSLTREQMIRELTVQQDRLKVILENIPQGICFVDEEGNLAACNRTFLNLVGLAADAFEHGKPYVDVLSDSPALRDQMGSNEQPYAADYFSMVSLKTRATAEQRWFDHRVMLIVHQPLSTGGSIETFDDITESRRADARIAHVATHDALTDLPNRDLLRRQIEEALSHEIPDGCALMYIDLDRFKNVNDTLGHEIGDVLLQRVAERISQHASNCVVVARIGGDEFAVLIRQDVEHGHVSMFAERLICGLSDSYTIRGHNVVIGASIGIAIAPEDGANWAELAKHADLALYDAKSAGRGCYRFFDVAMERSVQAERALSLELQQAIGRHEFELCYQPLVNLHPQRINGFEALLRWRNPKRGIVNPGEFVPLAEELGLIAPIGEWVLRHACWRATRWPEPLRVSVNLSVAQFRANGLVDAVASALRESGLAPHRLELEITESMMLDDTQAVLSVLHRLRRMGVSIAMDDFGTGYSSLSYLKMFPFDRVKIDQSFTRGIGQRPEAEAVIWAVMGICKSLGIDSTAEGVETNAQLEFLSSAGCNEAQGYLFSRPRPEQEIERFLAAWELDESSRAALLPERDTVQGIAQEDVS